One region of Endozoicomonas sp. Mp262 genomic DNA includes:
- the glpC gene encoding anaerobic glycerol-3-phosphate dehydrogenase subunit GlpC → MLPNKLLLHIKPAPVIKMLSLTDTTFDNCIKCTVCTTRCPVAEARPDYPGPKQAGPDGERFRIKSPGLYDDALKYCTNCKRCEVACPSNVHIGTIIQKAKARHDGFKQGPREFMLSHTDLMGTLSSTTAPIVNVVTAMKPVKKLLDKTLGVDERRTLPKYTFQTFRKWFGKHAGNQERFDRKITYFHGCYTNYNVPAVGKDLVAVLNAINIGVRLTAKEKCCGVPLIANGFLKKARKNADLNMTQFAKSLDAGSEAVISSSSSCAMTLRDEYPDMLDVDNSAFKDQIQFVSRFLIKEFASGNKPEMKPLNLKVAYHSPCHLIRMGGVVHTVELMREIPGLELTLLDQNCCGLSGTYGFKKENYDTSQKIANKMLEQIKTTEADYIITDCESCKMQVEMNTDHKVLHPVTLIAMALV, encoded by the coding sequence ATGCTGCCGAACAAATTATTGCTGCATATCAAGCCTGCGCCGGTAATTAAGATGCTATCTCTCACAGACACCACCTTTGATAACTGTATCAAATGCACCGTTTGCACCACCCGCTGCCCGGTTGCTGAAGCACGCCCTGATTATCCCGGCCCCAAGCAGGCTGGCCCTGATGGCGAACGATTTCGCATCAAAAGCCCCGGCCTGTACGACGATGCCCTGAAGTATTGCACCAACTGTAAACGCTGTGAGGTGGCCTGCCCGTCCAATGTCCATATCGGCACAATTATTCAGAAGGCCAAGGCTCGCCATGACGGGTTCAAGCAGGGTCCCCGGGAGTTTATGCTGAGCCATACTGACTTGATGGGTACCCTGTCTTCAACCACCGCACCTATTGTCAATGTAGTAACGGCCATGAAGCCTGTGAAAAAACTACTGGACAAAACCCTGGGGGTTGATGAACGACGGACACTGCCGAAATACACCTTCCAGACATTCCGTAAATGGTTTGGCAAACATGCCGGAAACCAGGAACGTTTTGACCGCAAGATCACCTATTTCCACGGTTGCTACACCAATTACAACGTACCCGCAGTGGGTAAAGACCTGGTGGCTGTTTTAAATGCCATTAATATTGGTGTGCGATTAACGGCAAAAGAAAAATGTTGTGGCGTCCCTCTCATTGCCAACGGCTTCCTGAAAAAGGCCCGTAAAAATGCTGACCTGAATATGACTCAGTTTGCCAAAAGCCTGGATGCCGGTTCAGAAGCCGTTATCTCATCCTCTTCAAGCTGCGCCATGACGTTACGGGATGAGTATCCGGATATGCTGGATGTGGATAACTCTGCCTTTAAAGATCAGATCCAGTTTGTCTCCCGGTTCCTGATCAAGGAATTTGCATCCGGAAATAAGCCGGAAATGAAGCCCCTTAACCTGAAGGTAGCCTACCATAGCCCCTGTCACTTGATTCGTATGGGGGGAGTGGTTCATACCGTTGAGCTGATGCGGGAAATCCCGGGACTGGAACTGACCCTGCTTGACCAGAATTGCTGTGGCTTGTCCGGTACTTATGGCTTTAAGAAAGAGAACTATGATACTTCCCAAAAAATTGCCAATAAGATGCTGGAGCAAATAAAGACAACGGAAGCTGACTATATCATCACAGACTGTGAGTCATGCAAAATGCAGGTGGAGATGAATACTGACCATAAGGTACTTCATCCGGTGACGCTGATTGCTATGGCACTAGTTTAG
- the glpB gene encoding glycerol-3-phosphate dehydrogenase subunit GlpB, which produces MRYDSIIIGGGLAGLTSAIRCAEAGLKTAVISFGESSLTFASGAIDILGYHSDGSVVQSPFPAVAKLAESNPNHPYSKVGVDTLKQGLHRFCHHLDVAGVPMASQSEDNHWRTTALGSLRPAWLYQPGMMPLPIKQPAKGIQRIAIVNIAGFRDFQPSLAVAGLKQHPAFQQARITSKTITARELGLETRNPFELRSIELARALNHADNFQRLTNALGGAAGSSDLLIIPAVLEDSLGRSRIPELSQKIGCQIMEVASLPPSLPGLRIANALKRQFNKLGGMLIEGDLVEKGNFDNGRLVSIETHYNKDLPLYANHFVLASGSFFSKGLLSKQNRIIEPTFDLDVEAPSDRSLWASGKFLDSKAHHFIEYGVSCNQQLQPTRQGLPIENMYCVGSVLAGFNPVAEGSAGGVSIATGFHAAEQIIAAYQACAGN; this is translated from the coding sequence ATGAGATATGACAGCATAATTATTGGCGGCGGGCTGGCTGGACTGACCTCTGCCATCCGCTGCGCCGAAGCAGGCTTGAAAACGGCAGTAATCAGTTTCGGGGAAAGTTCCCTGACTTTTGCCTCTGGCGCTATTGACATCCTTGGTTATCATAGCGATGGCAGTGTCGTGCAATCACCTTTTCCCGCCGTGGCCAAGCTTGCAGAAAGTAACCCCAACCACCCTTATAGCAAGGTTGGGGTAGACACACTTAAACAAGGTCTGCACCGCTTTTGCCACCACCTTGACGTTGCCGGAGTTCCCATGGCCAGCCAGAGTGAAGATAATCACTGGCGAACAACGGCATTGGGCAGCCTTCGTCCAGCCTGGCTTTACCAACCCGGTATGATGCCACTGCCTATAAAACAGCCCGCAAAGGGAATTCAGCGCATTGCTATTGTTAATATCGCCGGATTCAGGGATTTTCAGCCTTCTCTTGCAGTTGCAGGTCTAAAGCAGCACCCGGCATTTCAACAAGCCAGGATTACCAGTAAAACCATTACTGCCAGGGAGCTGGGTCTGGAAACCCGAAATCCGTTTGAGCTTCGCTCTATCGAATTAGCACGGGCGTTAAATCATGCCGATAACTTTCAGCGACTGACAAACGCCCTTGGAGGCGCAGCAGGTTCTTCGGATTTGCTTATCATACCTGCCGTTTTGGAGGACTCACTGGGCAGAAGCCGTATTCCTGAATTATCACAAAAAATTGGCTGTCAGATTATGGAAGTGGCAAGCCTGCCTCCCTCACTACCAGGCCTGCGCATTGCTAACGCCCTGAAAAGGCAGTTCAACAAGCTGGGCGGGATGCTTATTGAAGGAGATCTGGTGGAAAAAGGCAACTTTGATAATGGTCGCCTGGTGAGTATTGAGACCCATTACAACAAGGATCTGCCCCTGTATGCCAATCACTTTGTTCTGGCTTCCGGCAGTTTCTTCAGCAAAGGACTCCTAAGCAAGCAAAATCGCATCATTGAGCCAACCTTTGACCTTGATGTGGAAGCCCCTTCAGACCGGTCACTATGGGCATCAGGAAAATTCCTGGACAGCAAGGCTCATCATTTTATTGAATACGGTGTCAGCTGCAACCAGCAGTTGCAACCAACGCGCCAGGGTCTGCCCATTGAAAATATGTACTGTGTTGGCTCTGTGCTGGCCGGTTTTAACCCGGTAGCAGAAGGTTCAGCCGGTGGTGTATCCATTGCCACAGGCTTCCATGCTGCCGAACAAATTATTGCTGCATATCAAGCCTGCGCCGGTAATTAA
- the glpA gene encoding anaerobic glycerol-3-phosphate dehydrogenase subunit A, whose product MKTLETDVVIIGGGATGAGVLRDCSLRGIRAILIEKDDIATGATGRNHGLLHSGGRYAVTDAHSAKECIQENKILKKVARHCIEETGGLFITLPEDDVSFQKTFIEACNTSGIETELLSSQQALKLEPNVNPRLLGAVKVPDGTIDPFRLTASNILDAEEHGGQLLNYTRVQGLIVENGRVCGIHATHIKTGERIAVRAQQVVNAAGIWGQQIAEYADLSIHMIPSKGSLLIMDYRINSMVLNRCRKPADADILVPGDTISLIGTTSQKIPYGEIDNLKIDPEEVDILIREGEKLAPVMSRSRILRAYAGVRPLVALGDSTGRNISRGIVLMDHADNDGLPGLVTITGGKLMTYRLMAEKATDAVAKHLGNSTPCCTAEVPLPGACGEQADIQTPTLSAPVSVSAKYRHGERAAMFLSENEEKNAIVCECEMVTRGEIEYAVEKLNAPDLVDLRRRTRLGMGPCQGELCACRAAGIIQDLIPTEPQQPLNSIGEFLEERWKGNQPVLWGDALREAEFSHWIYESLLGYSSLQKATEPLDINLAQPAITQSPVKEKPAA is encoded by the coding sequence ATGAAAACCCTTGAAACAGACGTTGTCATCATCGGCGGTGGCGCTACAGGAGCCGGTGTCCTTCGTGACTGCTCACTGCGGGGCATTCGTGCAATTCTGATCGAGAAAGATGATATTGCCACTGGAGCTACCGGCCGCAACCACGGCTTGCTTCATTCCGGAGGCCGTTATGCTGTCACTGACGCCCACTCTGCCAAAGAGTGCATCCAGGAAAACAAAATCCTTAAGAAAGTCGCCCGTCACTGCATAGAAGAAACCGGCGGATTATTTATCACCCTGCCCGAGGATGACGTGTCTTTTCAAAAGACATTTATCGAAGCCTGTAATACGTCAGGCATTGAAACAGAGCTACTCTCTTCACAGCAGGCATTGAAACTAGAGCCAAACGTCAACCCACGATTACTGGGCGCTGTAAAGGTTCCTGATGGAACCATTGATCCCTTTCGCCTGACAGCATCCAACATTCTTGACGCCGAAGAACATGGCGGCCAGCTGCTCAATTACACCCGGGTTCAGGGACTGATTGTTGAAAATGGCCGTGTCTGCGGCATTCATGCCACCCACATTAAAACCGGGGAACGCATTGCTGTTCGCGCTCAACAAGTGGTGAATGCTGCCGGGATATGGGGACAACAAATTGCAGAATATGCCGACCTTTCTATCCATATGATCCCTTCAAAGGGTTCTCTGCTCATCATGGATTATCGGATTAACAGCATGGTGCTTAACCGCTGTCGTAAACCGGCTGACGCTGACATTCTGGTTCCTGGCGACACCATTTCCCTGATTGGCACTACATCCCAAAAAATCCCCTACGGTGAAATTGATAATCTGAAAATTGATCCTGAAGAGGTGGATATTCTGATCCGCGAAGGAGAAAAGCTGGCTCCTGTCATGTCACGCTCCCGAATTCTTCGGGCCTATGCGGGAGTACGCCCTTTGGTTGCCCTGGGAGACAGTACAGGCCGGAATATCAGCCGCGGAATTGTGTTAATGGACCATGCAGACAATGACGGTTTACCTGGACTGGTAACTATTACCGGTGGCAAGCTGATGACTTATCGCCTGATGGCAGAAAAAGCCACAGATGCCGTTGCCAAACACCTGGGCAATAGCACTCCCTGCTGTACTGCCGAAGTTCCTTTACCGGGAGCCTGTGGTGAACAGGCAGATATTCAAACGCCAACCCTGTCAGCTCCGGTGTCTGTTTCCGCAAAATATCGCCATGGTGAGCGGGCAGCAATGTTCCTTTCCGAAAATGAAGAAAAGAATGCCATTGTTTGTGAATGTGAAATGGTAACCCGGGGGGAAATCGAATACGCCGTTGAAAAACTCAATGCCCCGGACTTAGTGGATCTTCGTCGTCGGACACGGCTGGGTATGGGGCCTTGTCAGGGCGAACTCTGTGCCTGTCGTGCGGCAGGCATTATCCAGGATCTAATCCCCACAGAACCACAGCAGCCCCTGAATAGCATTGGTGAATTCCTGGAAGAGCGCTGGAAAGGCAATCAGCCAGTCCTATGGGGCGATGCCTTGCGGGAAGCTGAGTTCAGTCACTGGATTTATGAATCATTGCTAGGCTATAGCAGCCTGCAAAAAGCAACAGAACCCCTTGATATCAATTTGGCACAACCTGCCATTACACAAAGCCCAGTAAAAGAGAAGCCAGCAGCATGA
- a CDS encoding aquaporin family protein — translation MRQSLLGQCIAEFIGTGLLIFFGAGCVAALVLAGADFGQWEISIVWGMGVAIAIYVSGGVSGAHLNPAVTLALTVFKGFEKHKVLPYIAAQILGAFSAAALVYFLYQGLFIEFESDHAIVRGEASSLATAGVFSTYPNAVLTNVQAFFVEFFITAVLMGAILAIGDDNNGVSNGALSALLIGIVIAVIGASFGPLTGFAMNPARDFGPKLFAYFAGWGDVALTGARSNPYFWVPIVGPICGAMAGAWVYVKLIASQLEPTECATAGCEIRSADV, via the coding sequence ATGCGACAGTCACTATTGGGCCAATGTATTGCGGAATTTATAGGAACGGGTCTGCTGATTTTTTTCGGTGCGGGCTGTGTTGCTGCTTTAGTACTTGCTGGCGCCGACTTTGGTCAGTGGGAAATTTCCATTGTCTGGGGCATGGGGGTTGCCATTGCCATTTATGTCTCTGGAGGCGTTTCCGGTGCTCACCTGAATCCGGCAGTCACTTTGGCTCTCACGGTATTTAAAGGCTTTGAAAAACATAAAGTACTGCCTTATATCGCAGCACAAATCCTGGGTGCTTTCAGTGCCGCGGCATTGGTTTACTTCCTGTATCAGGGACTGTTCATTGAGTTTGAAAGCGACCATGCCATTGTTCGTGGTGAAGCGTCCAGTTTGGCGACGGCAGGGGTTTTCTCCACTTATCCGAATGCGGTTCTTACTAACGTTCAGGCATTTTTTGTTGAGTTTTTCATCACGGCGGTTTTGATGGGAGCCATTCTGGCTATTGGTGATGACAATAACGGTGTGTCAAATGGAGCCTTGTCTGCGTTGTTAATTGGAATAGTGATTGCTGTGATTGGTGCTTCTTTTGGACCTTTGACAGGGTTTGCCATGAATCCGGCCAGGGATTTTGGTCCAAAGCTATTTGCCTATTTTGCTGGCTGGGGTGACGTTGCCCTGACCGGAGCTCGTTCCAACCCTTATTTCTGGGTGCCTATTGTTGGCCCGATTTGTGGAGCAATGGCCGGAGCCTGGGTTTATGTGAAATTGATTGCCAGCCAGTTGGAACCCACTGAATGTGCCACAGCCGGTTGTGAAATACGCTCTGCGGACGTTTAA
- the glpK gene encoding glycerol kinase GlpK — MNTDAQYIVALDQGTTSSRAIIFNKQGYIVGVSQREFTQIYPRAGWVEHNAMEIWATQSSVLTEVLAKTGIRSDQVAGIGITNQRETTVVWDKHTGQPVHNAIVWQCRRTTDICEQLKREGLEEYIKETTGLVTDAYFSGTKVKWILDNVEGAREKAEKGDLLFGTVDSWVIWKLTNGRVHVTDYTNASRTMLFDINKLQWDEKMLEILQIPRSMLPEVKSCSEVYGQTNIGGKGGTRIPIAGIAGDQHAALFGQMCLEKGMAKNTYGTGCFLLMHTGDKPIRSENGLLTTIACGIDGKVTYALEGSVFMGGASVQWLRDELGLVRDAADTEYFASKVEDTNGVYVVPAFVGLGAPYWDPYARGSIFGLTRGANRNHIVRATLEAIAYQSRDLLEAMQQDSGIELSQLRVDGGAVANNFLMQFQSDILGKNVVRPKVAETTAAGAAYLAGLAVGFWNNIDELKDKVSICREYEPEMDDEKRGDLYKGWKKAVERSRNWIE, encoded by the coding sequence TTGAATACTGATGCTCAATATATTGTTGCTTTAGACCAGGGTACAACCAGCTCTCGTGCCATTATTTTCAATAAGCAGGGCTATATTGTTGGTGTTTCCCAGCGTGAGTTTACCCAGATTTATCCACGGGCTGGCTGGGTAGAGCATAATGCCATGGAGATCTGGGCAACCCAGAGTTCTGTATTAACAGAGGTACTGGCTAAAACAGGTATTCGCAGCGATCAGGTAGCAGGTATTGGTATTACTAACCAGCGTGAAACCACTGTGGTCTGGGATAAGCATACGGGGCAGCCTGTTCATAACGCGATTGTTTGGCAGTGCCGTCGTACTACAGATATTTGCGAGCAGCTCAAACGAGAAGGGCTTGAAGAGTATATTAAAGAAACCACTGGATTGGTCACCGATGCTTATTTTTCTGGCACCAAAGTGAAGTGGATTCTTGATAATGTTGAAGGGGCAAGGGAAAAAGCAGAAAAAGGCGACCTGTTATTTGGTACGGTAGATTCCTGGGTTATCTGGAAACTGACCAATGGGCGTGTACACGTCACTGATTATACCAACGCTTCCCGCACCATGTTGTTTGATATTAACAAGTTGCAATGGGATGAGAAAATGCTGGAAATCCTGCAGATTCCACGCTCAATGCTGCCTGAGGTAAAATCCTGTTCAGAAGTTTATGGTCAAACCAATATTGGTGGTAAAGGTGGAACCCGTATTCCTATAGCCGGTATTGCCGGTGACCAGCATGCAGCCCTGTTTGGTCAGATGTGTCTGGAAAAAGGCATGGCCAAGAATACCTATGGTACGGGTTGCTTCCTGTTAATGCATACCGGTGACAAGCCTATCCGTTCTGAAAATGGTTTGCTGACGACTATTGCCTGCGGTATTGATGGTAAGGTGACGTATGCACTGGAAGGTTCGGTATTTATGGGTGGTGCCAGTGTCCAGTGGCTAAGGGATGAGCTGGGTCTGGTGCGTGATGCAGCGGATACTGAATACTTCGCGTCAAAAGTTGAAGACACCAATGGCGTTTATGTGGTTCCTGCTTTTGTGGGGTTGGGTGCGCCTTATTGGGATCCTTATGCCCGAGGCTCTATTTTTGGCCTGACCCGTGGTGCAAACCGTAACCATATTGTTCGTGCAACGCTGGAAGCCATTGCCTATCAATCCAGGGATTTGTTGGAAGCCATGCAGCAGGACTCCGGAATTGAGCTGAGCCAGTTGCGGGTTGATGGTGGTGCTGTGGCGAATAATTTCCTGATGCAATTCCAGTCCGATATTTTGGGTAAAAATGTAGTACGACCCAAAGTGGCTGAAACCACCGCAGCGGGTGCTGCCTATTTGGCAGGCCTGGCAGTGGGCTTCTGGAATAATATTGATGAGTTGAAGGATAAAGTTTCTATCTGTCGTGAGTATGAGCCAGAGATGGATGATGAGAAACGGGGGGATCTCTATAAGGGATGGAAGAAGGCCGTAGAGCGTTCCAGAAATTGGATTGAGTAA